From Nicotiana tabacum cultivar K326 chromosome 20, ASM71507v2, whole genome shotgun sequence, one genomic window encodes:
- the LOC107808792 gene encoding uncharacterized protein LOC107808792 yields the protein MKSKVSNQNRFIGILALPWKALTKARDSYVNCMTNYSVVNPRKLPKSYSTVSSSNYDNDDFRELIRAASARSIGDNFDLNFLMQQRIRQQMSSRKVARSCSVGMTRIDEDKPCDLGEDQENVMMMNMKKDLKYPRSRSYAITKKNNAVF from the coding sequence ATGAAGAGTAAAGTGAGTAACCAAAACAGATTCATTGGAATCCTTGCATTGCCATGGAAGGCTCTAACAAAAGCAAGAGACTCTTACGTGAACTGTATGACAAATTACTCAGTGGTGAATCCTCGTAAATTGCCAAAGAGTTATAGTACCGTTAGCTCATCTAATTATGATAATGATGATTTTCGAGAGCTAATTAGAGCAGCATCTGCTAGAAGCATAGGGGATAATTTTGACTTAAATTTTCTCATGCAACAACGGATAAGGCAACAAATGTCTTCGAGGAAAGTAGCGAGGAGTTGTAGTGTGGGAATGACAAGAATTGATGAAGACAAGCCTTGTGATTTAGGAGAGGATCAAGAAAATGTTATGATGATGAATATGAAGAAAGATTTGAAGTATCCAAGAAGTAGAAGTTATGCGATTACAAAGAAAAATAATGCTGTCTTTTGA